A region from the Vanacampus margaritifer isolate UIUO_Vmar chromosome 5, RoL_Vmar_1.0, whole genome shotgun sequence genome encodes:
- the psmd8 gene encoding 26S proteasome non-ATPase regulatory subunit 8: MALRETAGLYETLKAEWNKKSPNLSKCGELLTKLKVSLLELNFLPTSGSTFTKQQLILARDVLEIGALWSILKKDIPSFERYMAQLKCYYFDYKEELPEAAYMHQILGLNLLFLLSQNRVSEFHTELERLSARDIQTNVYIRHPVSLEQYLMEGSYNKVFLAKGNIPAESYTFFIDILLDTIRDEIAGCIEKAYEQIQFTEATRVLFFSSSKKMTDYAKKRGWSLNAAGCYSFSVQQQRTEEVSIPSTELAQQVIEYARQLEMIV; encoded by the exons ATGGCGTTGAGAGAGACGGCGGGGCTGTACGAGACGCTGAAAGCGGAGTGGAACAAGAAAAGCCCCAATCTCAGCAAATGTGGTGAACTACTCACTAAACTCAAG GTGTCCTTATTGGAGCTGAACTTTCTACCCACAAGTGGTTCCACGTTCACCAAGCAGCAGCTTATTTTAGCGC GCGATGTTCTTGAAATCGGAGCCCTGTGGAGTATCCTGAAAAAAGACATCCCCTCTTTTGAGAGATACATGGCCCAGCTCAAGTGCTACTACTTTGACTacaa GGAAGAGCTGCCGGAAGCGGCCTACATGCACCAGATTCTAGGACTCAACCTGCTCTTCCTGCTCTCGCAGAACCGCGTGTCCGAATTCCACACGGAACTCGAACGGCTGAGCGCGCGCGACATTCAGACCAACGTGTACATCAGGCATCCCGTGTCCTTAGAGCAG TATTTAATGGAGGGAAGCTACAATAAAGTGTTCCTGGCCAAAGGCAACATCCCGGCAGAGAGTTACACCTTCTTCATTGACATCCTGCTCGACACTATTCG TGACGAGATCGCCGGCTGCATCGAGAAGGCCTACGAGCAGATTCAATTCACCGAGGCCACGCGTGTGCTTTTCTTCTCGTCGTCGAAAAAGATGACCGACTACGCCAAGAAG CGCGGCTGGAGCCTCAACGCGGCCGGCTGCTACTCGTTCAGCGTTCAGCAGCAGCGCACCGAAGAGGTCAGCATCCCGTCCACAGAGTTGGCGCAGCAGGTCATCGAGTACGCCAGGCAGCTGGAGATGATCGTGTGA
- the LOC144051911 gene encoding zinc finger BED domain-containing protein 4-like isoform X2, which produces MSDTEGTSAEAGSSGNGSHLALTETNIAPGDGGPPTKKAKRTSVVWDFFTVCKNDKSKAICKLCNTNISRGKNSKHYNTTAQHNHLLFIHHIKKPTGSATSSPSPGSIPIAIQLGDAKGSSAASSSPVTAAFAAKQPFHANHSRSQKITELIGKMICTDLEPFSVVERSGFKALVAFLEPKYKIPPRQHFSRTVVPELYEAMRGSLVRSLKAAYGSVINLTTDLWTGNHNAHAYLCITGHWCERVADSSVQRKVGLLNVGVLDIDHKAKDVLRCVKEKMREWKASVGQPVRVKFVVSDNAAILVKAFSEIGHIPCVSHTLHLVVIKALEQKDEMVTSLLSKARRISGYVHRSSKANNRLHELQTQLNLPQHTLTSDKKTKWNDTFYMLQWLVEQRRAVQIMAQESNMGRAPTNIYPNEWKLASDMLTVLSPFEEVTLALSKPSASISEVIPLLHGLCAIVTSLLLGANGEESAEDSDQDATEGHDHHRAAESGGKLGEVARKLATNLRKELQCRFEPIFANSTFLLATLLDPRYKTSYFPNSVDVDALKDTLSHRMERYCDPVAAPARKANEAPAASSSTSVLSFLQKKKSATPVKPQLPSSDVEAYLADGDINLTDDPVKYWSGKLQCWPNLTHFAMQHLSCPPTSVRYERVFSTAGNVVSPQRANLDPRHVEQLVFIKVNEDLKNSVGLVDQ; this is translated from the coding sequence atgAGTGATACAGAGGGTACTTCAGCTGAAGCAGGCAGTAGCGGTAACGGCAGCCATCTTGCCCTCACTGAGACCAACATTGCACCTGGCGATGGAGGTCCTccaacaaaaaaagccaaaaggaCCTCCGTGGTATGGGACTTCTTCACGGTCTGTAAAAACGATAAATCCAAAGCCATTTGTAAGCTTTGCAACACCAATATAAGCAGAGGTAAAAATTCCAAACATTACAACACGACAGCTCAACATAACCATCTGTTATTTATCCATCACATAAAAAAGCCCACGGGATCGGCCACCTCGTCCCCGTCCCCTGGCAGCATTCCTATTGCTATTCAGCTGGGCGACGCTAAGGGCTCCTCTGCGGCCTCCTCTTCGCCAGTAACCGCCGCATTTGCGGCAAAGCAGCCATTCCATGCCAACCATTCCCGGTCCCAAAAAATTACAGAGTTGATCGGCAAAATGATCTGCACTGATCTCGAGCCTTTCTCGGTGGTGGAGAGAAGCGGTTTCAAGGCTCTTGTTGCCTTTTTAGAGCCCAAGTACAAGATCCCGCCAAGGCAGCATTTCAGTCGAACCGTCGTGCCTGAATTGTACGAGGCCATGAGAGGCTCGCTGGTCCGCTCGCTCAAGGCGGCTTACGGAAGCGTCATCAACCTCACGACTGATCTCTGGACCGGCAACCACAACGCGCACGCATACCTGTGCATAACCGGGCACTGGTGCGAACGTGTGGCCGACTCGTCGGTGCAGAGGAAAGTCGGGCTGCTCAATGTCGGCGTCCTGGACATTGATCATAAAGCAAAGGACGTTCTGCGCTGCGTGAAAGAGAAGATGCGAGAGTGGAAAGCGTCCGTCGGGCAGCCCGTCAGAGTGAAATTTGTCGTGTCGGATAACGCGGCCATCCTGGTGAAGGCGTTCAGCGAAATTGGGCACATCCCGTGCGTGTCGCACACACTTCACCTGGTGGTGATCAAGGCCCTCGAGCAAAAAGACGAGATGGTCACGTCCCTCCTGTCCAAAGCTCGGAGAATCTCCGGCTACGTTCATCGCTCCAGCAAAGCCAACAACCGACTACACGAGCTTCAAACGCAACTCAACCTTCCTCAGCACACTTTAACCAgcgataaaaaaacaaaatggaacgATACATTCTATATGCTTCAGTGGCTGGTGGAGCAGCGTCGTGCCGTGCAGATTATGGCGCAGGAGTCAAACATGGGCAGAGCGCCAACTAACATTTACCCGAATGAGTGGAAGCTGGCGTCGGACATGCTCACGGTTTTGAGCCCCTTTGAGGAGGTCACGCTGGCGCTCTCGAAACCGAGCGCCTCCATCTCGGAGGTCATCCCATTACTGCATGGCTTGTGCGCCATCGTCACGTCACTGCTTTTAGGGGCAAACGGTGAGGAATCTGCGGAGGACTCTGACCAGGATGCCACGGAAGGCCACGACCACCATCGTGCCGCGGAGTCCGGGGGGAAGTTGGGAGAGGTGGCGAGGAAACTCGCAACCAACCTGAGAAAAGAACTCCAATGCCGTTTTGAGCCCATCTTTGCAAACAGCACATTTCTGCTGGCCACGCTCCTCGACCCCAGATATAAGACCAGCTATTTCCCAAACAGTGTCGATGTGGACGCACTGAAGGACACGTTATCCCATAGGATGGAGCGCTACTGTGACCCCGTGGCTGCACCGGCGAGAAAAGCCAACGAGGCACCGGCCGCCAGCAGCAGCACTTCTGTCTTGTCCTTCTTGCAGAAAAAGAAATCCGCCACTCCGGTGAAACCGCAACTGCCGTCCTCTGATGTGGAGGCCTACCTGGCAGATGGAGATATCAACCTGACTGACGATCCGGTTAAATACTGGTCTGGCAAGCTCCAGTGCTGGCCCAATTTGACCCACTTTGCAATGCAGCATCTCAGTTGCCCACCGACTAGTGTCCGGTATGAGCGTGTTTTTAGCACGGCTGGAAATGTGGTCAGTCCGCAGCGAGCAAACCTCGACCCCAGGCATGTGGAACAACTGGTCTTCATTAAAGTCAATGAAGATCTGAAGAACAGCGTAGGACTAGTTGACCAGTAG
- the spred3 gene encoding sprouty-related, EVH1 domain-containing protein 3 gives MEGDVRVRAVVMTRDDSSGGWVPLGGGGLSHVVICKGRSHKRREYVIRGERLRDRAPVLECAVQRGLVYNKVNPIFHHWRVDERKFGLTFQSPADAISFEKGLQAVIDNLDQGSDSPSSSTPEEADTEDDGQASHTGSESSSNSRKEMLPKPITIVTSESSSTCFVRTEEFAFTSGGTTQTPAQIHARPGHQPLQMTTASNPPSPPPPPPSDPPSPPIGPPASSPLSPLSPTISLLEEGDLRSVDPCKDLWGSRGYEDYRRAGATRTMVGGLTGGVVVGSGGTQQDKSELCVVRFEKETSGIGTSGCDVTVSLDSKAAQRLSSSSPMSIPNAVSGVSSGAGSPQETGKGSPSPCCIHTSLAPPRSRTRKRGGSGACGDPGAISPDDESPCPQPSSSCSSRCVYCRSVFSASENGRGRCRDAPDPALHCLRQWTCVWCAESLLYHCMSDSEGEFWEPCSCDDSMGGHPHPLCCARWLALVALSLFVPCMCCYLPLRACLRCGERCGCCGGKHKAVR, from the exons ATGGAGGGCGA CGTGCGTGTTCGCGCCGTGGTGATGACACGTGACGACTCCAGCGGCGGCTGGGTGCCCCTTGGCGGGGGCGGCCTCAGTCACGTGGTCATATGCAAGGGGCGAAGCCACAAGCGGAGGGAGTACGTCATCCGCGGGGAGAGGCTGCGGGACCGAGCG ccgGTGCTGGAGTGTGCTGTGCAAAGAGGCCTGGTATACAACAAGGTGAATCCCATCTTTCATCACTGGCGGGTGGACGAGCGCAAGTTCGGGCTGACCTTCCAGAGTCCTGCAGACGCCATCTCTTTCGAGAAGGGTCTGCAGGCCGTCATCGACAATCTGGACCAAG GCTCGGACTCGCCTTCGTCATCCACGCCAGAGGAAGCAGACACCGAGGATGACGGGCAAGCT TCCCATACAGGCAGCGAGTCGTCGTCCAACAGCAGGAAGGAGATGCTCCCGAAGCCCATCACCATTGTGACCAGCGAGTCGTCCTCTACGTGCTTCGTGCGGACCGAGGAGTTTGCTTTCACATCCGGCGGAACCACACAGACACCTGCCCAG ATCCACGCCAGGCCGGGACACCAGCCCTTGCAAATGACCACCGCCTCGAATCCCccatcgccgccgccgcccccgccTTCAGACCCACCGTCCCCTCCCATTGGCCCGCCAGCCTCATCGCCTCTGTCCCCACTCTCGCCCACCATTTCCCTGCTGGAGGAAGGGGACCTACGCAGCGTGGATCCCTGCAAGGACCTGTGGGGGTCCAGAGGATATGAGGACTACCGACGAGCGGGGGCCACCAGGACTATGGTTGGGGGACTGACCGGAGGCGTGGTTGTAGGTAGCGGGGGGACCCAGCAGGACAAGTCCGAGCTGTGCGTGGTCCGTTTTGAGAAGGAGACGTCCGGGATAGGCACGAGTGGCTGCGACGTCACAGTGAGTCTGGACAGCAAAGCGGCCCAACGTCTGTCCTCGTCCTCACCCATGTCCATCCCCAACGCTGTGTCCGGCGTGTCCTCAGGGGCCGGCTCCCCCCAGGAGACCGGCAAAGGCTCCCCCTCGCCTTGCTGCATACACACCTCCCTGGCCCCTCCCCGTTCACGGACCCGTAAGAGGGGCGGCAGCGGGGCCTGCGGGGACCCGGGCGCCATCTCCCCCGATGACGAGAGCCCGTGCCCGCAGCCGTCGTCCTCGTGCTCGTCCCGCTGCGTGTACTGCCGCTCTGTGTTCAGCGCCTCGGAGAACGGCCGGGGCCGCTGCAGGGACGCCCCGGACCCGGCCCTGCACTGCCTGCGCCAGTGGACCTGCGTGTGGTGCGCCGAGAGCCTGCTCTACCACTGCATGTCGGACTCCGAGGGCGAGTTCTGGGAGCCGTGCTCGTGCGACGACTCCATGGGGGGCCACCCGCACCCCCTGTGTTGCGCCCGCTGGCTGGCTCTTGTGGCCCTGTCGCTCTTCGTGCCCTGCATGTGCTGCTACCTGCCTTTGCGCGCCTGCCTGCGCTGCGGCGAGCGGTGTGGCTGCTGCGGGGGAAAGCACAAGGCGGTCCGATGA
- the LOC144051911 gene encoding zinc finger BED domain-containing protein 4-like isoform X1, protein MRRMRKESRTTDSAGQPHNRTKMAIWTKLEIMSDTEGTSAEAGSSGNGSHLALTETNIAPGDGGPPTKKAKRTSVVWDFFTVCKNDKSKAICKLCNTNISRGKNSKHYNTTAQHNHLLFIHHIKKPTGSATSSPSPGSIPIAIQLGDAKGSSAASSSPVTAAFAAKQPFHANHSRSQKITELIGKMICTDLEPFSVVERSGFKALVAFLEPKYKIPPRQHFSRTVVPELYEAMRGSLVRSLKAAYGSVINLTTDLWTGNHNAHAYLCITGHWCERVADSSVQRKVGLLNVGVLDIDHKAKDVLRCVKEKMREWKASVGQPVRVKFVVSDNAAILVKAFSEIGHIPCVSHTLHLVVIKALEQKDEMVTSLLSKARRISGYVHRSSKANNRLHELQTQLNLPQHTLTSDKKTKWNDTFYMLQWLVEQRRAVQIMAQESNMGRAPTNIYPNEWKLASDMLTVLSPFEEVTLALSKPSASISEVIPLLHGLCAIVTSLLLGANGEESAEDSDQDATEGHDHHRAAESGGKLGEVARKLATNLRKELQCRFEPIFANSTFLLATLLDPRYKTSYFPNSVDVDALKDTLSHRMERYCDPVAAPARKANEAPAASSSTSVLSFLQKKKSATPVKPQLPSSDVEAYLADGDINLTDDPVKYWSGKLQCWPNLTHFAMQHLSCPPTSVRYERVFSTAGNVVSPQRANLDPRHVEQLVFIKVNEDLKNSVGLVDQ, encoded by the exons atgaggaggatgaggaaggaAAGCAGGACCACGGACAGCGCCGGTCAGCCACACAACAGGACGAAGATGGCCATTTGGACAAAACTAGAGAT aatgAGTGATACAGAGGGTACTTCAGCTGAAGCAGGCAGTAGCGGTAACGGCAGCCATCTTGCCCTCACTGAGACCAACATTGCACCTGGCGATGGAGGTCCTccaacaaaaaaagccaaaaggaCCTCCGTGGTATGGGACTTCTTCACGGTCTGTAAAAACGATAAATCCAAAGCCATTTGTAAGCTTTGCAACACCAATATAAGCAGAGGTAAAAATTCCAAACATTACAACACGACAGCTCAACATAACCATCTGTTATTTATCCATCACATAAAAAAGCCCACGGGATCGGCCACCTCGTCCCCGTCCCCTGGCAGCATTCCTATTGCTATTCAGCTGGGCGACGCTAAGGGCTCCTCTGCGGCCTCCTCTTCGCCAGTAACCGCCGCATTTGCGGCAAAGCAGCCATTCCATGCCAACCATTCCCGGTCCCAAAAAATTACAGAGTTGATCGGCAAAATGATCTGCACTGATCTCGAGCCTTTCTCGGTGGTGGAGAGAAGCGGTTTCAAGGCTCTTGTTGCCTTTTTAGAGCCCAAGTACAAGATCCCGCCAAGGCAGCATTTCAGTCGAACCGTCGTGCCTGAATTGTACGAGGCCATGAGAGGCTCGCTGGTCCGCTCGCTCAAGGCGGCTTACGGAAGCGTCATCAACCTCACGACTGATCTCTGGACCGGCAACCACAACGCGCACGCATACCTGTGCATAACCGGGCACTGGTGCGAACGTGTGGCCGACTCGTCGGTGCAGAGGAAAGTCGGGCTGCTCAATGTCGGCGTCCTGGACATTGATCATAAAGCAAAGGACGTTCTGCGCTGCGTGAAAGAGAAGATGCGAGAGTGGAAAGCGTCCGTCGGGCAGCCCGTCAGAGTGAAATTTGTCGTGTCGGATAACGCGGCCATCCTGGTGAAGGCGTTCAGCGAAATTGGGCACATCCCGTGCGTGTCGCACACACTTCACCTGGTGGTGATCAAGGCCCTCGAGCAAAAAGACGAGATGGTCACGTCCCTCCTGTCCAAAGCTCGGAGAATCTCCGGCTACGTTCATCGCTCCAGCAAAGCCAACAACCGACTACACGAGCTTCAAACGCAACTCAACCTTCCTCAGCACACTTTAACCAgcgataaaaaaacaaaatggaacgATACATTCTATATGCTTCAGTGGCTGGTGGAGCAGCGTCGTGCCGTGCAGATTATGGCGCAGGAGTCAAACATGGGCAGAGCGCCAACTAACATTTACCCGAATGAGTGGAAGCTGGCGTCGGACATGCTCACGGTTTTGAGCCCCTTTGAGGAGGTCACGCTGGCGCTCTCGAAACCGAGCGCCTCCATCTCGGAGGTCATCCCATTACTGCATGGCTTGTGCGCCATCGTCACGTCACTGCTTTTAGGGGCAAACGGTGAGGAATCTGCGGAGGACTCTGACCAGGATGCCACGGAAGGCCACGACCACCATCGTGCCGCGGAGTCCGGGGGGAAGTTGGGAGAGGTGGCGAGGAAACTCGCAACCAACCTGAGAAAAGAACTCCAATGCCGTTTTGAGCCCATCTTTGCAAACAGCACATTTCTGCTGGCCACGCTCCTCGACCCCAGATATAAGACCAGCTATTTCCCAAACAGTGTCGATGTGGACGCACTGAAGGACACGTTATCCCATAGGATGGAGCGCTACTGTGACCCCGTGGCTGCACCGGCGAGAAAAGCCAACGAGGCACCGGCCGCCAGCAGCAGCACTTCTGTCTTGTCCTTCTTGCAGAAAAAGAAATCCGCCACTCCGGTGAAACCGCAACTGCCGTCCTCTGATGTGGAGGCCTACCTGGCAGATGGAGATATCAACCTGACTGACGATCCGGTTAAATACTGGTCTGGCAAGCTCCAGTGCTGGCCCAATTTGACCCACTTTGCAATGCAGCATCTCAGTTGCCCACCGACTAGTGTCCGGTATGAGCGTGTTTTTAGCACGGCTGGAAATGTGGTCAGTCCGCAGCGAGCAAACCTCGACCCCAGGCATGTGGAACAACTGGTCTTCATTAAAGTCAATGAAGATCTGAAGAACAGCGTAGGACTAGTTGACCAGTAG
- the nup88 gene encoding nucleoporin 88 has product MAAFGTDRWLNALANHDIFKKIRDKLDSEPKSSERAVAKNLTFCLGADFFLWDDVDRVFYTTSLRQLNAEDEHGGNFQTLLCINPPRFPVCQLLLSPTQGHVALVGQRGVSVLELPQRWGKRSEFEGGSNRVNCKTTPVAERFFTSSPSVSLRQAAWYPCETEEPMLVLLTSDNSIRFYGLRTPQTPVKVLPVSQSDDDGGSVRAPARSYAASLGEIAVAFDFGPVSYVKERPVYPLYILYENGETYLCHTSQVNRVSVGKRVGPLPMYPAAEDNYGYDACAILCLPCVPSILVIATETGTLYHCVVLESEDDDETGPRWLAGGVPALYVFECVELELTLKVAPAAGDDEPDFTCPIRLHRDPLCPRRYHCTHEAGVHSVGLIWLDKLQIFLRAGDEEKDGLPELAAERCCAVEHIVCTRPLATSPPAPVQGFLIVADLALGATMVCISAAYECILLPLLSSVRAPSPPLLCTQSNPGSANSPLRGLAGSSFEQHVRNILARGSANPLLLKAGDGEPSPQERLQLLSRATQVFREEYVLKQDMAREELQKRVKLLRGQRAKQLEEMAQCREERRNLREEAERLADKYEDAKYRQEAVAERVKRALAGQQSRLPVLSNSEKDMRKELQAMGEQLRHLDICIKQVKMKMEYQKTQVAKDAPSAGAGRASVSLSGPQKKVVQDVLREEGQQIVDMMKRVKEMSRLIAMRSSDLYLNHK; this is encoded by the exons ATGGCGGCATTCGGCACGGACCGCTGGCTTAACGCCTTGGCAAATCAcgacattttcaagaaaatacgCGACAAGTTGGATTCGGAGCCCAAAAGTTCCGAGCGAGCGGTCGCTAAGAACCTGACCTTTTGCTTGGGCGCCGACTTTTTCTTGTGGGACGACGTGGACCGAGTGTTTTACACGACCAGCCTGCGCCAGTTAAACGCGGAGGACGAGCACGGCGGGAACTTCCAAACGCTGCTGTGCATCAACCCGCCTCGCTTTCCGGTGTGCCAGCTCCTCCTGAGCCCCACGCAAGGCCACGTCGCGCTGGTGGGCCAGCGGGGCGTCTCGGTGCTGGAGCTCCCGCAGCGCTGGGGCAAGAGGTCCGAGTTTGAGGGCGGAAGCAACCGCGTCAACTGCAAGACCACCCCGGTGGCCGAGCGCTTCTTCACCAGCTCGCCGTCGGTGAGTCTCCGCCAGGCGGCCTGGTACCCGTGCGAGACCGAGGAGCCGATGCTGGTACTGCTCACGTCCGACAACTCAATCCGCTTTTACGGCTTGAGGACCCCCCAAACTCCCGTCAAAGTGCTGCCCGTGTCGCAGTCTGATGACGACGGTGGCAGCGTCCGCGCGCCGGCCCGCTCCTACGCGGCGTCCCTGGGGGAGATCGCCGTGGCCTTCGACTTTGGCCCGGTGTCCTACGTCAAAGAGAGGCCCGTCTACCCGCTCTACATCCTCTACGAGAACGGCGAGACGTACCTGTGCCACACCAGCCAGGTGAACAGGGTGAGCGTGGGCAAGCGCGTTGGCCCCTTGCCCATGTACCCGGCGGCCGAGGACAACTACGGCTACGACGCATGCGCAATCCTGTGCCTGCCCTGCGTGCCCAGCATCCTGGTCATCGCTACGGAGACGGGCACGCTTTACCACTGCGTGGTGTTGGAGTCCGAGGACGACGACGAGACGGGGCCCAG GTGGCTCGCGGGCGGGGTGCCGGCCCTCTACGTCTTTGAGTGCGTGGAGCTGGAGCTCACCCTGAAGGTGGCGCCGGCGGCGGGTGACGACGAGCCCGACTTCACCTGCCCCATCCGGCTGCACCGTGACCCGCTGTGCCCGCGGCGCTATCACTGCACCCACGAGGCGGGCGTGCACAGCGTGGGCCTCATCTGGCTGGACAAGCTGCAGATCTTCCTGCGGGCGGGCGACGAGGAAAAGGACGGCCTGCCCGAGCTGGCGGCCGAACGCTGCTGCGCCGTGGAGCACATCGTGTGCACGCGGCCCCTCGCCACCAGCCCGCCGGCGCCGGTGCAGGGCTTCCTCATCGTGGCCGACCTTGCGCTGGGCGCCACCATGGTCTGCATCAGCGCCGCCTACGAGTGCATACTGCTGCCGCTGCTGAGCTCCGTGCGGGCGCCCTCGCCCCCGCTGCTGTGCACGCAGTCCAACCCGGGTTCGGCCAACTCGCCTCTACGTGGCCTGGCAGGAAGCTCCTTCGAGCAGCACGTCCGCAACATCCTGGCGAGGGGCTCCGCTAACCCGCTTCTGCTCAAG GCGGGCGACGGTGAGCCGTCACCCCAGGAACGCCTCCAGCTCCTGAGCCGAGCCACGCAGGTGTTCCGCGAGGAGTACGTCCTCAAGCAGGACATGGCGCGCGAGGAGCTCCAGAAGCGCGTCAAGCTGCTGCGAGGCCAGCGGGCCAAGCAGCTGGAGGAGATGGCGCAGTGCCGCGAGGAGCGCCGCAACCTGCGCGAGGAGGCCGAGCGGCTGGCCGACAAGTACGAGGACGCCAAGTACCGGCAGGAGGCGGTGGCGGAGCGCGTCAAGCGCGCTCTGGCCGGCCAGCAGAGCCGACTGCCCGTCCTGTCCAACAGCGAGAAGGACATGCGCAAGGAGCTGCAGGCCATGGGGGAGCAACTGCGCCACTTGGACATCTGCATCAAGCAGGTGAAGATGAAGATGGAGTACCAGAAGACGCAGGTGGCCAAGGACGCGCCCTCGGCCGGCGCCGGCCGGGCCTCCGTCTCGCTGAGCGGCCCGCAGAAGAAGGTGGTGCAGGACGTGCTTCGAGAGGAAGGCCAGCAGATCGTGGACATGATGAAGAGAGTCAAGGAGATGTCCCGCCTCATCGCCATGAGGAGCTCTGACTTGTACTTGAACCACAAGTGA